One part of the Eublepharis macularius isolate TG4126 chromosome 16, MPM_Emac_v1.0, whole genome shotgun sequence genome encodes these proteins:
- the FBXL8 gene encoding F-box/LRR-repeat protein 8 yields the protein MPIPDIWNVIPEEILSHIFCYLPLKDRHAAFQVCRRWAAAVSASSVWNFTEVSCKDGDEEGTLQSLHQFLHRIRHLKIVFDQSEEVIRRNVSQILDMLAQQNHRLQALCIACTGQNPYFYAGQDILQSIRNVCRSENKIDLQKIDLRQMPFTLDDEMVQLIAASSPNLHTLFINNRTLVCNVKPEAMVKVLQACPKLSTLGVYYASLSEDVFLELVKPNRGPFHCLDIFCERLDKYVPVITEELWAAVSERHPQLYVELEFEHTVPAWKIPRILKPNIPVTTLQLNTFTYMVNQVRFVTSNYSQSLERLVLHTTSSDDLNFSLIDLAKKCVHLKEIHCYCTVSQAVIDAFLSHCTGLKRYTLKITKERYPWQPVIVL from the exons ATGCCAATACCAGACATTTGGAACGTGATCCCGGAAGAAATTCTGTCCCACATATTTTGCTACCTCCCTCTCAAGGACAGGCACGCGGCCTTCCAGGTGTGCAGGCGTTGGGCTGCGGCGGTTTCTGCCAGTTCCGTCTGGAACTTTACAGAGGTCAG TTGCAAGGATGGGGACGAGGAGGGCACGTTACAGAGCTTGCACCAGTTCCTGCACCGTATCAGACATCTGAAGATTGTGTTTGATCAGTCCGAGGAGGTAATCCGGAGGAACGTCTCCCAAATTTTAGACATGCTAGCCCAGCAGAACCACAGGTTGCAAGCACTGTGCATTGCCTGCACGGGACAGAATCCTTATTTCTACGCCGGCCAAGACATTCTTCAGAGTATCAGGAATGTCTGTCGGAGTGAGAACAAAATTGATCTTCAGAAGATTGACTTGCGGCAAATGCCTTTCACTCTTGATGATGAGATGGTTCAACTGATCGCAGCCTCCAGCCCAAACTTGCACACCTTGTTCATTAATAACCGCACCCTGGTTTGTAACGTCAAGCCAGAAGCCATGGTGAAGGTCCTCCAGGCTTGTCCAAAGTTGTCTACTTTGGGCGTCTATTATGCCAGCCTGTCCgaggatgtgtttctggaattgGTGAAGCCAAATCGAGGACCTTTCCATTGCCTGGACATTTTCTGTGAACGTCTAGACAAATATGTCCCAGTCATCACTGAAGAGCTTTGGGCTGCAGTGAGTGAGAGGCACCCACAACTCTACGTTGAGCTAGAGTTTGAGCACACAGTCCCTGCATGGAAGATACCTCGGATTCTAAAGCCAAATATCCCTGTGACTACTTTGCAACTGAACACCTTTACTTACATGGTGAACCAGGTTAGGTTTGTCACCAGCAACTACAGCCAGAGTTTGGAGAGGCTGGTCCTTCACACCACATCGTCTGATGACCTCAACTTCTCCTTAATAGATCTGGCAAAGAAGTGTGTACATCTGAAAGAGATCCACTGCTACTGCACAGTCAGCCAAGCAGTGATCGATGCCTTCCTGTCGCATTGCACGGGTCTGAAAAGATACACTCTGAAGATCACCAAAGAACGTTACCCCTGGCAACCAGTAATCGTCTTATGA